One Streptosporangium sp. NBC_01495 DNA window includes the following coding sequences:
- the mnmA gene encoding tRNA 2-thiouridine(34) synthase MnmA, with amino-acid sequence MSLRVLAAMSGGVDSAVAAARIAEAGHDVTGVHLALSANPQSYRTGARGCCTIEDSRDARRAADVIGIPFYIWDMAERFHRDVVEDFVSEYAAGRTPNPCLRCNEKIKFEAVLDRALALGFDAVATGHHARVADGVLSRSPDQGKDQSYVLGVLTREQLGHAIFPLGDSTKAQVREEAARRGLLVADKPDSHDICFIADGDTRGFLADRLGASRGSIVDESGEVVGDHEGAYGFTIGQRKGLRIDRPAPDGRPRYVLSIEPVSNTVTVGPRSSLQVTTIVAERPVWNGPVDEPREPLACTVQLRAHGEVYGCRAQLSGGEVHITLDSPATGVAAGQAAVLYLGDTVIGSATIASAS; translated from the coding sequence ATGAGTCTTCGTGTGCTTGCCGCCATGTCCGGTGGCGTCGACTCCGCAGTGGCGGCCGCCCGCATCGCCGAGGCGGGCCATGACGTCACCGGTGTCCACCTCGCCCTCTCCGCCAACCCCCAGTCCTATCGGACCGGCGCCCGCGGGTGCTGCACGATCGAGGACTCGCGAGACGCCCGCAGGGCCGCCGACGTGATCGGCATCCCCTTCTACATATGGGACATGGCCGAGCGGTTCCACCGCGACGTGGTCGAGGACTTCGTCAGCGAGTACGCCGCCGGCCGCACGCCCAACCCGTGCCTGCGCTGCAACGAGAAGATCAAGTTCGAGGCGGTGCTCGACCGGGCCCTCGCGCTGGGCTTCGACGCGGTGGCCACCGGGCACCACGCGCGGGTCGCGGACGGCGTCCTGAGCCGCAGCCCCGACCAGGGCAAGGACCAGTCGTACGTCCTGGGCGTGCTCACCAGGGAGCAGCTCGGTCACGCGATCTTCCCGCTGGGCGACTCCACCAAGGCGCAGGTCCGCGAGGAGGCCGCGCGGCGCGGCCTCCTGGTGGCCGACAAGCCCGACAGCCACGACATCTGCTTCATCGCCGACGGCGACACCCGGGGCTTCCTCGCCGACCGCCTCGGCGCGTCGCGGGGCTCGATCGTCGACGAGTCCGGCGAGGTCGTGGGCGACCACGAGGGCGCCTACGGCTTCACGATCGGCCAGCGCAAGGGCCTGCGCATCGACCGCCCGGCCCCCGACGGCCGCCCCCGCTACGTGCTGTCCATCGAGCCGGTCTCCAACACGGTCACCGTCGGCCCTCGCTCGTCCCTCCAGGTCACGACCATCGTCGCGGAGCGGCCGGTCTGGAACGGCCCGGTGGACGAGCCGCGCGAGCCGCTGGCCTGCACGGTCCAGCTCCGCGCCCACGGCGAGGTGTACGGCTGCCGAGCCCAGCTCTCCGGCGGGGAGGTCCACATCACGCTGGACAGCCCGGCCACCGGGGTCGCGGCGGGGCAGGCGGCCGTGCTCTATCTCGGCGACACCGTGATCGGCTCGGCCACCATCGCCTCGGCCTCCTGA
- the eccD gene encoding type VII secretion integral membrane protein EccD: MSSLARPPVQGLIPPTALARVAAPLPALCHVTVVAPGGKADLALPADLPLPHILPGLLRAIGEAGGESAAVAGWALQRLGGTPLDLGQSLGALGVLDGEVLYLRPREAMLPPALFDDVADVVAMRIKDGPGIWATRHTRLAGVALGMVFLVTGVLCMTLAGPPWTVPTVLSGVFALLLIAAGAAVSRAVGDSGAGALIGYAALPYGFLAGLLVPLGAGELSGIGAPHLLSAFAATALVGTFGFVAVVDGVSGFLGVVVASVIGAVGAAIVMLSGASVPGVAAMAVTIMLAFGPLTSTLSFRLAGMPMPSMPTNAEELRSDDQKVDGPAIGERAGQARQYATGLVMGTALVGLVAQVCLVLDSRWIATATALTLSLICLMRVRVFQGLGQRIWLMATGMTGIVAYAISTAAAGGGPMAVGVAAGLLLVAAIPAGIGLSLPAGKPSPFWGRAGDIVETLLVVALFPLALGVLDVYSWVRGLAG; this comes from the coding sequence GTGAGTTCGCTGGCTCGGCCGCCCGTTCAGGGATTGATACCGCCGACCGCGCTGGCCCGGGTCGCCGCCCCGCTGCCCGCGCTGTGCCATGTCACGGTGGTGGCACCCGGCGGGAAGGCGGACTTGGCGCTGCCCGCCGACCTCCCGCTGCCGCACATTCTGCCAGGCCTGCTGCGAGCGATCGGCGAGGCGGGGGGAGAGTCCGCGGCGGTCGCCGGCTGGGCGCTCCAGCGGCTCGGCGGCACCCCGCTCGACCTCGGCCAGAGCCTGGGGGCTCTGGGGGTGCTCGACGGCGAGGTGCTCTACCTGCGACCGCGCGAGGCGATGCTGCCCCCGGCCCTGTTCGACGACGTGGCGGACGTCGTCGCGATGCGGATCAAGGACGGCCCCGGCATCTGGGCCACCCGCCACACCCGCCTGGCGGGGGTGGCGCTCGGGATGGTGTTCCTGGTCACCGGGGTCCTGTGCATGACGCTGGCGGGGCCGCCGTGGACGGTCCCCACCGTGCTCTCCGGAGTGTTCGCGCTCCTGCTGATCGCCGCGGGCGCCGCGGTGTCCCGGGCGGTGGGCGACTCCGGGGCGGGTGCGCTGATCGGGTACGCGGCCCTGCCGTACGGCTTCCTCGCGGGGCTCCTCGTGCCACTGGGCGCCGGGGAACTGAGCGGGATCGGCGCCCCGCACCTGCTGTCGGCGTTCGCCGCCACCGCGCTCGTCGGCACCTTCGGCTTCGTCGCGGTCGTGGACGGCGTGTCCGGGTTCCTCGGCGTCGTCGTGGCCTCGGTGATCGGGGCGGTGGGGGCCGCCATCGTCATGCTGTCCGGGGCCTCCGTCCCAGGGGTCGCCGCGATGGCCGTCACGATCATGCTGGCGTTCGGCCCGCTGACCTCGACCCTGTCGTTCCGGCTCGCCGGGATGCCGATGCCCTCGATGCCCACCAACGCCGAGGAACTGCGGAGCGACGACCAGAAGGTCGACGGCCCCGCCATCGGCGAACGCGCCGGTCAGGCGCGGCAGTACGCGACCGGGCTGGTCATGGGGACCGCGCTGGTGGGGCTGGTGGCCCAGGTCTGCCTCGTGCTGGACTCCCGCTGGATCGCCACGGCCACCGCGCTGACGCTGTCGCTGATCTGCCTCATGCGGGTCCGCGTCTTCCAGGGGCTCGGCCAGCGGATCTGGCTGATGGCCACCGGCATGACCGGGATCGTCGCCTACGCGATCTCGACGGCCGCCGCCGGGGGCGGCCCGATGGCGGTCGGCGTGGCGGCGGGGCTGCTCCTGGTCGCGGCGATCCCGGCGGGTATCGGCCTCTCGCTTCCGGCGGGCAAGCCGTCCCCGTTCTGGGGCCGGGCCGGGGACATCGTCGAGACCCTGCTGGTCGTCGCGCTGTTCCCGCTCGCCCTCGGCGTGCTGGACGTCTACTCCTGGGTGCGTGGTCTGGCGGGCTGA
- a CDS encoding MBL fold metallo-hydrolase: MRLTKFGHACVRLEKDDSVLVIDPGAFSGESVLDGARAVLITHEHFDHVDPDRLRRAAEADPSLEVWTNEGVAATLTDFPAKIQVVRHGDAFDTAGFGVKVVGEWHAPNHPDLPIVRNIGFLVEEEVFYPGDAFTPPGVEVPTLLVPTNAPWMKASEMVEYLRLVRPARAFSTHDGLLNDIGLGLVDTWLRMESDSQRADMRRLKPGESVTLP, from the coding sequence ATGAGACTCACGAAATTCGGGCACGCGTGTGTCCGTCTGGAGAAGGACGACTCCGTCCTCGTGATCGACCCGGGCGCCTTCAGCGGGGAGTCCGTGCTCGACGGGGCGCGAGCCGTGCTCATCACCCACGAGCACTTCGACCACGTGGACCCCGACCGGCTGCGCCGGGCGGCCGAGGCCGACCCGTCCCTGGAGGTCTGGACCAACGAGGGCGTGGCCGCCACGCTCACCGACTTCCCCGCCAAGATCCAGGTGGTACGACACGGCGACGCCTTCGACACGGCCGGTTTCGGGGTGAAGGTCGTCGGCGAGTGGCACGCCCCCAACCACCCGGACCTGCCGATCGTACGCAACATCGGCTTCCTGGTGGAGGAGGAGGTCTTCTACCCGGGCGACGCGTTCACCCCGCCGGGCGTCGAGGTCCCCACTCTCCTGGTGCCGACCAACGCGCCGTGGATGAAAGCCTCGGAGATGGTCGAGTATCTCCGCCTGGTCCGCCCGGCCCGCGCCTTCTCCACCCACGACGGCCTGCTCAACGACATCGGGCTCGGCCTCGTCGACACGTGGCTGCGGATGGAGTCGGACAGCCAGCGGGCCGACATGCGCCGCCTCAAGCCCGGCGAGTCGGTCACCCTGCCGTAG
- a CDS encoding TetR/AcrR family transcriptional regulator, which translates to MRREELLDAAEDLLCDQGSQALTLATVAERAGCSKGGLLYHFGTKEALIKGMVERLIEEFDELVAAQGLDTYTKNYLAATFAAVQSGRLRRWAVVTGASGNLYLLAPLRVAMARWHREGLDSEPDPGAAQIVRLACEGLWDVASHDPDLYDTEHFESLKQRLLALLPA; encoded by the coding sequence ATGAGACGGGAAGAGCTGTTGGACGCGGCAGAGGATCTGCTCTGCGACCAGGGCTCCCAGGCGCTCACCCTGGCGACCGTCGCGGAGCGCGCCGGATGCAGCAAGGGCGGCCTGCTCTACCACTTCGGCACGAAGGAAGCCCTGATCAAGGGCATGGTCGAGCGGCTGATCGAGGAGTTCGACGAGCTCGTCGCCGCTCAGGGTCTCGACACCTATACCAAGAACTACCTGGCGGCCACGTTCGCCGCCGTGCAGAGCGGCAGGCTGCGCCGCTGGGCCGTGGTGACGGGAGCCTCCGGCAACCTCTACCTTCTGGCGCCGCTGCGGGTGGCGATGGCCCGGTGGCACCGCGAGGGGCTCGACAGCGAGCCCGACCCGGGGGCGGCGCAGATCGTGCGCCTGGCCTGCGAGGGGTTGTGGGACGTGGCGAGCCACGACCCCGATCTCTATGACACCGAGCACTTCGAGAGCCTGAAACAGCGCCTGCTGGCCCTGCTGCCCGCCTGA
- a CDS encoding transglycosylase SLT domain-containing protein produces MATPDDLAGSLQALPRGGELAALSDKASGAPAAIRAVATRWRGTAGKTVGLMADLNTTATNVDDAWQGESADAFRDYIRTYGKAGDGFHDALANCANLLDAVASKLEEASSKINGICGNLLTRVETHRRNNPDRKESDLSGDFAPWVDTAISSAGAAIEPANTALNQAVTALERYKKDELAYFAHIKAPGSDDSIPTSGWERAPDYRPRGGSDDPASSSGGYGAEGGNTSGGHGGTSSGGGGGGGGAPAPKQEVVEWIKEALTILRDNGVAVNPNDQATIDKIWTIIFHESGGNPQAINNWDSNAAAGIPSKGLMQTIDPTFQAHKQPGYGDIWNPVHNIMAGVRYTISRYDSLDGHPGLASISGGGGYKPY; encoded by the coding sequence ATGGCCACCCCCGACGATCTCGCAGGTTCCCTTCAGGCGCTGCCCCGCGGCGGCGAGCTCGCCGCACTCAGCGACAAGGCCTCGGGCGCCCCGGCGGCGATCCGCGCGGTCGCGACCCGCTGGCGCGGGACGGCGGGCAAGACGGTCGGGCTCATGGCCGACCTGAACACCACGGCGACCAACGTGGACGACGCCTGGCAGGGCGAGTCCGCGGACGCCTTCAGGGACTACATACGGACCTACGGCAAGGCCGGCGACGGGTTTCACGACGCGCTGGCGAACTGTGCGAACCTCCTCGACGCGGTCGCCTCGAAGCTGGAGGAGGCGAGTTCAAAGATCAACGGCATCTGCGGCAACCTCCTCACCCGGGTGGAGACCCATCGCAGGAACAACCCCGACAGGAAGGAGAGCGATCTCAGCGGGGACTTCGCGCCGTGGGTGGACACGGCCATCTCCAGCGCCGGCGCCGCGATCGAGCCCGCGAACACCGCCCTGAACCAGGCCGTGACCGCTCTTGAGCGGTACAAGAAAGACGAGCTGGCCTACTTCGCCCACATCAAGGCGCCGGGCAGCGACGACTCCATCCCCACCTCCGGTTGGGAGCGTGCCCCCGACTACCGGCCCCGGGGTGGATCCGACGACCCCGCCTCCAGCTCCGGCGGATACGGCGCGGAGGGCGGGAACACCTCCGGCGGGCACGGCGGCACGTCGTCGGGCGGCGGAGGCGGCGGAGGCGGTGCCCCCGCGCCGAAGCAGGAGGTCGTGGAGTGGATCAAGGAGGCGCTCACGATCCTGCGGGACAACGGCGTGGCCGTGAACCCGAACGACCAGGCCACCATCGACAAGATCTGGACGATCATCTTCCACGAGTCGGGCGGCAACCCGCAGGCGATCAACAACTGGGACTCCAACGCCGCCGCCGGCATCCCGTCCAAGGGGCTCATGCAGACGATCGACCCCACGTTCCAGGCGCACAAGCAGCCCGGCTACGGCGACATCTGGAACCCGGTGCACAACATCATGGCCGGTGTCCGCTACACCATCAGCCGGTACGACTCCCTGGACGGCCACCCCGGCCTCGCGTCCATCAGCGGCGGCGGCGGCTACAAGCCGTACTGA
- the eccCa gene encoding type VII secretion protein EccCa, with the protein MSIVVVRRPERRPPPKPPRGEVLLESPPEIPEVEPQGFAAVLTYLPMVAGGAAMGLMFTAGGNTNPIMYVASGLFAVSMVGMSLGQISRQAGERKQRLNGLRRDYFRYLSQIRKRVRRAAAQQREALEWGAPAPDSLWWVAMGQRLWERRPNDDDFATVRLGTGVQKLALKLIPPDSKPVEDLDALSSGALRRFIRAHSTVSQLPIAVALHSFARIRLTGDAASVHEIVRAMIAQIAVFHSPDDMRIMVCADEEWMPQWDWVKWLPHALHPEESDAAGPVRLMTRDLGELDKLVGGELRERARFSPGAASSALPYHVLIIDGGHVPHDSQLGGDAIQGVTVIDLSDSAAPVEEKNTLRLDVRPDGFFMVKIDHTGKESTTRLGDPDRLDFLRTEGLARQLAPLRASTAKGGETQDMLSVNTSLTDLLGVGDPTRLDTAATWRPRAGRNRLRVPIGLGSDGRVVELDIKESAQGGMGPHGLVIGATGSGKSELLRTLVLGLAVTHSSEILNFVLVDFKGGATFLGLDGLSHVSAVITNLEDELPLVDRMYDALHGEMVRRQELLRAAGNYASLRDYERAREQGVNLTPMPTLFVVIDEFSELLAAKSEFIELFVMIGRLGRSLGVHLLLASQRLEEGRLRGLDTHLSYRVGLRTFSAMESRVVLGVADAYELPSAPGNAYLKFETTGMTRFKAAYVSGPYQADPRHAAAPDGRVTIRQVVEYGPEFVPVPIVEESAPQEQASGENSSLMDIMVNRLNGQGPPAHRIWLPPLGEPPTVAHLLPPLSVTPEHGLTTAGWAGRGRLHAVVGVIDKPFEQRSDPFWLDLAGAAGHIGVAGGTQSGKSTVLRTLITSMALTHTPREVQFYCLDFGGGSLASLEGLPHVGGIASRLDGERVRRTVAEIALLLQRRERDFTAQGIDSIATYRRRLAEGTIEGDGWGDVFLVVDGWLTVRQEFETIEPVITDLAARGLGYGIHVVAATKKWSEFRPGIRDLFGNRVELKLGDAYESEVNRKASLAVPEGVPGRGLTKEGLHFLAALPRIDGVQDPEDLSTGVRALVSAVKDAWKGPSARAVRLLPPVLAIETLPGIAETGAGRIPIGIDEAALAPVLLDFETDPHLIVVGDTESGKSNLLRLVTEGLVARRTPQEAMMIVIDYRRSLLDSAATEHRIGYAASGKAALELVNDARSALLKRLPPANLTPDQLRARNWWQGCDLYIVVEDYDLVATSSNPLLPLAELLPQARDIGLHLVMSRAMGGIGRAMFDPVIQRVKDMASPAVILSGNKDEGALFGNVRAHPLPPGRGYYVERKSGTRLVQTAFLPPPDM; encoded by the coding sequence GTGAGCATCGTCGTCGTACGGCGTCCCGAACGCCGTCCCCCGCCCAAACCTCCCCGGGGCGAGGTCCTGCTCGAGTCTCCGCCGGAGATCCCCGAGGTCGAGCCGCAGGGTTTCGCCGCGGTGCTCACCTACCTGCCGATGGTGGCCGGTGGCGCCGCGATGGGCCTGATGTTCACCGCCGGGGGAAACACCAACCCGATCATGTACGTGGCCAGCGGCCTGTTCGCCGTCTCCATGGTGGGCATGTCGCTCGGGCAGATCAGCCGCCAGGCCGGGGAGCGCAAGCAGCGGCTGAACGGCCTGCGCCGCGACTACTTCCGCTATCTCTCCCAGATCCGCAAGCGGGTACGGCGGGCGGCGGCCCAGCAGCGGGAGGCCCTCGAATGGGGCGCCCCCGCCCCCGACTCCCTGTGGTGGGTCGCCATGGGCCAGCGCCTGTGGGAACGGCGCCCCAACGACGACGACTTCGCCACCGTGCGGCTCGGCACCGGCGTGCAGAAGCTCGCCCTCAAGCTCATCCCGCCCGACTCCAAACCCGTCGAGGACCTGGACGCGCTGTCCTCCGGCGCGCTGCGGCGGTTCATCCGGGCGCACTCGACCGTGTCCCAACTGCCGATCGCCGTGGCCCTGCACTCCTTCGCGCGGATCAGGCTGACCGGCGACGCGGCGTCCGTCCACGAGATCGTGCGCGCGATGATCGCTCAGATCGCGGTGTTCCACTCCCCCGACGACATGCGGATCATGGTGTGCGCGGACGAGGAGTGGATGCCCCAGTGGGACTGGGTCAAGTGGCTGCCCCACGCGCTGCACCCCGAGGAGAGTGACGCCGCGGGACCGGTCAGGCTCATGACCCGCGACCTCGGTGAGCTGGACAAACTGGTCGGCGGTGAGCTTAGGGAACGGGCGCGGTTCAGTCCGGGCGCCGCATCGAGCGCCCTGCCGTACCACGTGCTGATCATCGACGGCGGGCACGTGCCGCACGACTCCCAGCTGGGCGGCGACGCCATCCAGGGCGTCACCGTGATCGACCTGTCCGACTCGGCGGCACCGGTCGAGGAGAAGAACACGCTGCGGCTGGACGTCCGCCCCGACGGCTTCTTCATGGTCAAGATCGACCACACCGGCAAGGAGAGCACGACCCGCCTCGGCGATCCCGACCGGCTGGACTTCCTCCGGACCGAGGGGCTGGCCAGGCAGCTCGCGCCGCTGCGCGCCTCCACCGCCAAGGGCGGGGAGACGCAGGACATGCTCTCGGTGAACACCTCGCTGACCGACCTGCTCGGTGTCGGCGACCCGACCCGCCTGGACACGGCGGCCACGTGGCGGCCCAGGGCCGGGCGCAACCGGCTGCGGGTGCCGATCGGCCTCGGCTCCGACGGGCGGGTGGTCGAGCTGGACATCAAGGAGTCCGCCCAGGGCGGGATGGGGCCGCACGGGCTGGTCATCGGCGCGACCGGCTCGGGCAAGAGCGAGCTGCTGCGCACCCTGGTGCTCGGCCTGGCGGTCACCCACTCCTCAGAGATCCTGAACTTCGTCCTGGTCGACTTCAAGGGCGGCGCCACCTTCCTCGGCCTCGACGGCCTGTCCCACGTCTCGGCGGTCATCACCAACCTCGAAGACGAGCTGCCCCTCGTCGACCGCATGTACGACGCCCTGCACGGCGAGATGGTCCGCCGTCAGGAACTGCTGCGCGCCGCCGGGAACTACGCCTCGCTGCGCGACTACGAGCGCGCCCGCGAGCAGGGCGTGAACCTGACGCCGATGCCCACGCTGTTCGTCGTCATCGACGAGTTCAGCGAGCTGCTCGCGGCCAAGTCCGAGTTCATCGAGCTGTTCGTGATGATCGGGCGACTCGGCCGCTCCCTGGGCGTACACCTGCTGCTGGCCTCCCAGCGCCTGGAGGAGGGGCGGCTGCGCGGCCTGGACACGCACCTGTCCTACCGGGTGGGCCTGCGTACGTTCTCGGCGATGGAGAGCCGGGTCGTGCTGGGCGTGGCCGACGCCTACGAGCTGCCGTCCGCTCCGGGCAACGCCTATCTCAAGTTCGAGACCACCGGGATGACCCGCTTCAAGGCCGCCTACGTGTCCGGCCCCTACCAGGCGGACCCGCGCCACGCGGCGGCGCCGGACGGACGGGTGACGATCCGGCAGGTGGTGGAGTACGGCCCGGAGTTCGTCCCGGTTCCCATCGTGGAGGAGTCCGCACCGCAGGAGCAGGCCTCGGGCGAGAACAGCAGCCTGATGGACATCATGGTCAACCGGCTGAACGGCCAGGGCCCGCCGGCCCACCGCATCTGGCTGCCCCCGCTGGGCGAGCCCCCGACCGTCGCCCACCTGCTCCCGCCGCTGTCGGTCACCCCGGAACACGGCCTCACCACGGCCGGATGGGCGGGCCGAGGCCGCCTGCACGCCGTCGTGGGCGTCATCGACAAGCCGTTCGAGCAGCGCAGTGACCCGTTCTGGCTGGACCTGGCCGGGGCCGCCGGTCACATCGGCGTCGCCGGGGGCACGCAGAGCGGCAAGAGCACGGTGCTGCGCACGCTGATCACCAGCATGGCGCTCACCCACACGCCCCGCGAGGTGCAGTTCTACTGCCTGGACTTCGGCGGCGGCTCGCTCGCCTCGCTGGAGGGGCTGCCCCACGTGGGCGGGATCGCCAGCCGCCTCGACGGTGAGCGGGTCCGCCGTACGGTCGCCGAGATCGCCCTCCTTCTCCAGCGGCGGGAACGCGACTTCACCGCGCAGGGCATCGACTCGATCGCCACCTACCGGCGGCGGCTCGCCGAGGGGACGATCGAGGGTGACGGCTGGGGGGACGTCTTCCTCGTGGTCGACGGCTGGCTGACCGTCCGGCAGGAGTTCGAGACGATCGAACCTGTGATCACCGACCTGGCCGCGCGCGGCCTCGGCTACGGCATCCACGTGGTGGCCGCGACCAAGAAGTGGTCGGAGTTCCGGCCGGGCATCCGCGACCTGTTCGGCAACCGGGTGGAGCTCAAGCTCGGCGACGCCTACGAGTCCGAGGTCAACAGGAAGGCGTCGCTGGCCGTGCCGGAGGGCGTGCCTGGACGCGGGCTCACCAAGGAGGGCCTGCACTTCCTGGCCGCGCTTCCCCGCATCGACGGCGTCCAGGACCCCGAGGACCTGTCCACGGGGGTACGCGCGCTCGTCTCGGCCGTCAAGGACGCCTGGAAGGGTCCCTCCGCACGGGCCGTACGGCTGCTGCCGCCGGTACTGGCGATCGAGACGCTGCCCGGCATCGCGGAGACCGGGGCGGGGCGGATCCCGATCGGCATCGACGAGGCCGCCTTGGCGCCCGTCCTGCTCGATTTCGAGACGGACCCACACCTCATCGTGGTGGGCGACACCGAGAGTGGGAAGTCCAACCTGCTGCGGCTCGTCACCGAGGGCCTGGTCGCCCGGCGTACCCCGCAGGAGGCCATGATGATCGTTATCGACTACCGGCGGTCGCTGCTGGACTCCGCCGCCACCGAGCACCGCATCGGCTACGCCGCCTCCGGCAAGGCCGCCCTCGAACTGGTCAACGACGCGCGGAGCGCGCTGCTCAAACGGCTGCCTCCGGCCAATCTCACCCCCGACCAGCTCCGGGCCAGGAACTGGTGGCAGGGCTGCGACCTCTACATCGTCGTCGAGGACTACGACCTCGTCGCGACCTCGTCGAACCCGCTGCTGCCGCTGGCGGAGCTGCTGCCGCAGGCCCGCGACATCGGGTTGCACCTGGTCATGTCACGCGCGATGGGCGGCATAGGGCGGGCGATGTTCGACCCGGTCATCCAGCGGGTCAAGGACATGGCCAGCCCCGCCGTCATCCTCTCCGGCAACAAGGACGAGGGGGCCCTGTTCGGCAACGTGCGCGCCCACCCGCTCCCGCCGGGCCGGGGGTACTACGTCGAGCGGAAGTCCGGCACCCGCCTCGTCCAGACCGCCTTCCTGCCGCCCCCGGACATGTAA
- a CDS encoding YbaB/EbfC family nucleoid-associated protein, which translates to MFEFDPAGADPEEFDRLSLRADRAARGLAVAVGELGGIRGEAESADGMVRATVDGAGMIERVRLGARAMRMGSEDLAEALTDVLRAAQDDARAKTEHALRSALGGESLPVIDVGQTLRRFEEVQESFSHSMEGSFEELARIRRRSS; encoded by the coding sequence ATGTTCGAGTTCGATCCGGCGGGGGCCGATCCGGAGGAGTTCGACAGGTTGAGCCTGCGGGCCGACCGGGCCGCGCGGGGCCTGGCCGTGGCCGTCGGGGAACTCGGTGGGATACGGGGGGAGGCGGAGTCCGCCGACGGCATGGTGCGGGCGACGGTGGACGGCGCCGGGATGATCGAGAGGGTCCGGCTGGGCGCGCGGGCGATGAGGATGGGCAGCGAGGATCTCGCCGAGGCACTGACGGACGTCCTGCGGGCCGCCCAGGACGACGCGCGGGCGAAGACCGAGCACGCGTTGCGTTCGGCGCTCGGCGGGGAGAGCCTGCCGGTGATCGACGTCGGGCAGACGCTGCGGCGGTTCGAGGAGGTCCAGGAGTCCTTCTCGCACTCCATGGAGGGGAGTTTCGAGGAGCTGGCCCGGATCCGGCGGCGCTCTTCGTGA
- a CDS encoding cysteine desulfurase family protein encodes MKSAYLDHAATTPMLPEAIEAMTAQLGQVGNASSLHTAGRRTRQVVEESRETIAAALGTRPSEVVFTAGGTEADNLAVKGLYWARRAGGADRILISAVEHHAALDPAHWLSAHQGATVELLDVDEFGRVHPRTLRDAVERDPASVALVSVMWANNEVGTVQPVHELAAIAREHGIPFHTDAVQAVGQLPVVFADSGIDALTLSGHKVGGPMGVGALLLARGVDPVPVLHGGGQERDIRSGTLDAPSVAGFAMAVRATVARQAETSARLTGLRDDLIRRVREAVPGVILNGDPVNRLPGNAHFSFPGCEGDALLMLLDAKGVECSTGSACSAGVAQPSHVLLAMGADGIRARGSLRFSLGHTSTEADVDRLAEVIGLVVERARRAGLS; translated from the coding sequence GTGAAGTCCGCCTATCTCGATCATGCGGCGACCACGCCGATGCTTCCCGAGGCGATCGAGGCGATGACAGCCCAGCTCGGCCAGGTCGGCAACGCGTCCTCCCTGCACACCGCCGGCCGCCGCACCCGCCAGGTCGTGGAGGAGTCGCGGGAGACCATCGCCGCCGCGCTCGGCACCAGGCCCAGCGAGGTCGTCTTCACCGCGGGCGGCACCGAGGCCGACAACCTCGCGGTCAAGGGCCTGTACTGGGCCCGCCGTGCCGGGGGCGCCGACAGGATCCTGATCAGCGCGGTGGAGCACCACGCCGCGCTGGATCCCGCGCACTGGCTCAGCGCCCACCAGGGCGCGACCGTCGAGCTGCTCGACGTCGACGAGTTCGGCCGGGTGCACCCGCGGACCCTCCGCGACGCCGTCGAGCGCGACCCGGCGAGTGTCGCCCTGGTCAGCGTCATGTGGGCCAACAACGAGGTCGGCACCGTCCAGCCGGTCCACGAGCTCGCCGCGATCGCGAGAGAGCACGGCATCCCCTTCCACACCGACGCGGTCCAGGCCGTCGGCCAGCTTCCCGTGGTCTTCGCCGACTCGGGGATCGACGCGCTGACGCTCTCCGGGCACAAGGTCGGCGGCCCGATGGGCGTCGGTGCCCTGCTGCTCGCCCGGGGCGTCGACCCGGTGCCGGTGCTGCACGGCGGCGGTCAGGAACGCGACATCCGTTCCGGCACGCTCGACGCCCCCTCCGTCGCCGGTTTCGCCATGGCGGTGCGGGCCACGGTGGCCAGGCAGGCCGAGACCTCGGCCCGGCTGACCGGGCTCCGTGACGACCTCATCCGCAGGGTCCGCGAGGCGGTGCCCGGCGTGATCCTCAACGGCGACCCGGTGAACCGCCTTCCCGGCAACGCGCACTTCTCCTTCCCCGGCTGCGAGGGCGACGCCCTGCTCATGCTGCTGGACGCCAAGGGTGTGGAGTGCTCGACAGGTTCGGCCTGCTCGGCCGGGGTGGCCCAGCCCTCCCACGTGCTGCTCGCGATGGGCGCCGACGGGATCCGGGCGCGTGGCTCGCTGCGCTTCTCCCTGGGGCACACCTCGACCGAGGCGGACGTGGACCGGCTGGCCGAGGTCATCGGCCTCGTCGTCGAGCGTGCCCGTCGTGCGGGTCTGAGCTGA